One region of Gossypium raimondii isolate GPD5lz chromosome 6, ASM2569854v1, whole genome shotgun sequence genomic DNA includes:
- the LOC105774763 gene encoding pentatricopeptide repeat-containing protein At3g20730, producing MNGVPTKAAKAINFLNQNRLRGIKSLCNSGELQQESKLIQLDSSFYMQILQLCIDSKAKKQALLAHSQIIKKGYSSNVHLGTKLIIFYAKFGNMVAAKKVFDKMAERTVVSWTAMISGYSQNGFFENALLVFAEMRKAGFKGNQFSYGSALKACTGLRYFKGGMQIQGCIEKGRFVGNLFVQSGLLDLHAKCGNMEDASRLFYGMGKRDLVSWNVMIGGFVLQGLADKAFQLLRQMMREGNVPDCFTLGGVLRVSFGDDGIMKIGQVHGLIQQLGFESHNVLAASLVDAYSKCGSLQCAFKLYKNMPMKDITSCTALITSFAREDKHNRDALDLFKEINSLQVEMDDMILCSVLNVCANVADLKLGRQIHACYLKCQPTNDVAMGNALIDMYAKCGAIKDANKVFNEMDERNVISWTSLIAGYGKHGYGHEAIALYEKMEHERMKPNGVTFLSLLFACSHTGLINKGSELFNAMVNKYGIFPQAEHLSCMVDLFARGGQLEAAYELIRLMNIEPTPSLWGAILGASNIYGNMNLGEEAATHLFNMDPEKSVNYIALAGLYAGAGAWENAWEARKLMDERSAIKDPGYSLLSSADK from the exons ATGAATGGTGTCCCTACAAAAGCAGCTAAAGCCATTAACTTTCTTAACCAAAATCGACTTAGAGGTATTAAATCTTTGTGCAATAGTGGTGAACTTCAACAAGAGTCCAAGTTGATTCAATTAGATTCTTCATTTTACATGCAAATTTTGCAGCTTTGCATCGATTCTAAAGCCAAAAAGCAAGCCCTTCTAGCTCACagtcaaattataaaaaaagggTATTCTTCAAATGTccatttaggtaccaaattaattattttctatgccAAATTTGGTAACATGGTGGCTGCAAAGAAGGTGTTTGATAAAATGGCTGAAAGAACTGTTGTGTCATGGACAGCAATGATATCAGGGTATTCCCAAAATGGGTTTTTTGAGAATGCTTTGTTGGTGTTTGCAGAGATGAGAAAAGCAGGTTTTAAGGGTAACCAGTTTAGTTATGGGAGTGCACTGAAAGCTTGTACCGGTTTGAGGTATTTTAAAGGTGGGATGCAAATTCAAGGGTGTATTGAGAAAGGGAGGTTTGTTGGCAACTTGTTTGTTCAGAGTGGGTTACTTGATCTGCACGCAAAGTGTGGAAACATGGAGGATGCAAGTCGGTTGTTTTATGGAATGGGAAAAAgggatttggtttcttggaacGTGATGATTGGTGGATTTGTTCTTCAGGGTCTTGCTGACAAAGCATTTCAGTTGCTCCGACAAATGATGAGAGAAG GAAATGTCCCTGATTGCTTCACATTGGGCGGTGTTTTGAGAGTCTCCTTTGGAGATGATGGTATTATGAAGATCGGACAAGTTCATGGACTGATACAGCAACTAGGGTTTGAATCACATAATGTGTTGGCTGCATCACTTGTTGATGCTTATTCTAAATGTGGAAGTTTGCAGTGTGCTTTTAAGTTGTATAAAAACATGCCTATGAAAGACATTACATCTTGCACGGCCTTGATCACTAGCTTCGCACGTGAAGACAAACACAATAGAGATGCTTTGGATCTCTTTAAGGAAATAAATTCACTGCAAGTGGAAATGGATGATATGATATTATGCTCTGTTCTTAACGTATGTGCTAATGTAGCAGACTTGAAGTTGGGAAGGCAGATTCATGCTTGTTATTTGAAATGTCAACCTACTAATGACGTGGCAATGGGCAATGCTCTAATTGACATGTATGCAAAATGTGGGGCAATAAAAGATGCTAACAAGGTGTTTAATGAAATGGATGAGAGAAATGTGATTTCGTGGACATCACTTATTGCTGGGTACGGAAAGCATGGATATGGACATGAGGCAATTGCATTATATGAGAAAATGGAGCATGAAAGGATGAAGCCTAATGGTGTAACTTTTTTGTCCCTCCTTTTTGCTTGCAGTCATACTGGGTTGATTAACAAAGGTTCAGAGTTGTTTAATGCAATGGTCAACAAATACGGGATATTTCCCCAAGCTGAGCATCTTTCCTGCATGGTGGATCTCTTTGCACGTGGAGGGCAGTTAGAAGCTGCTTATGAACTGATACGTTTGATGAATATTGAGCCTACCCCATCACTTTGGGGTGCCATTCTTGGGGCTAGTAACATCTATGGCAACATGAACTTGGGAGAAGAGGCGGCCACACATCTTTTCAATATGGACCCAGAGAAGTCAGTTAACTACATTGCTTTAGCTGGTTTATATGCAGGAGCTGGTGCATGGGAAAATGCTTGGGAGGCACGTAAATTAATGGATGAAAGAAGTGCTATTAAGGATCCAGGATACAGCCTTCTCAGCTCTGCAGATAAGTAA